One Cryptosporangium minutisporangium DNA segment encodes these proteins:
- a CDS encoding dodecin — protein sequence MSEHVYRLSEIVGSSGTSVDDAIRVAIRRANQTVRNLEWFEVGQIRGHIENGEVAHFQVTLKSGSGSRIHESTVVTTPVRSGSRASHWPSALSEPPDMPGGSDRSTPTLRENRRTDGTPPCSRAARRRPLSAGRQLDRSAPTQPWPMLCLFPEVRLCGGWPGAWLTRTVLRSDGRPRGRTSGSS from the coding sequence ATGAGCGAGCACGTGTATCGGCTCAGCGAGATCGTCGGCAGTAGCGGAACCAGCGTGGACGACGCGATCCGAGTGGCGATCCGCAGAGCCAACCAAACCGTGCGGAACCTCGAATGGTTCGAAGTCGGCCAGATCCGCGGTCACATCGAGAACGGCGAGGTAGCTCACTTCCAGGTCACGTTGAAATCGGGTTCCGGCTCGAGGATTCATGAGTCGACGGTCGTCACGACTCCCGTCCGCTCCGGCAGCCGGGCGTCGCACTGGCCATCGGCTCTATCAGAGCCTCCAGACATGCCGGGGGGTTCAGACCGGTCGACACCGACGCTGAGGGAGAACCGACGAACTGATGGGACCCCGCCATGCAGCAGAGCAGCACGCCGACGACCGCTGTCGGCGGGACGGCAGTTAGATCGGTCGGCGCCGACCCAACCGTGGCCCATGCTCTGCCTGTTCCCGGAGGTGCGACTATGTGGTGGGTGGCCTGGCGCCTGGTTGACACGAACGGTGCTCCGCTCGGACGGGCGGCCTCGCGGACGGACGTCGGGATCATCGTGA